In a single window of the Paenibacillus sp. MMS20-IR301 genome:
- the yfmF gene encoding EF-P 5-aminopentanol modification-associated protein YfmF, with product MTNNGFQHGSAAGMRIHVLPTKAFKTFAISLYAGVPLAESTVTPTALVPFVLRRGTASYPETTQFREQLEELYGAGFGFDIYKRGDYQIVQFRMDTINDSFVQSKESLLGQSFAFLGEVLTRPLLEDGSFRASYVATERETVRKKLEAIVNDKIRYAAERCIEEMCRQEPYRLHPLGQRADLDAITPESLYQSYNAWLNDATLDLYVVGDTTPEEVEKLVTANFGRAQHAGSAPYASNFTPVSVTEVRTVEEKLDVNQGKLNMGLRTSITYKDDRYASALMYNGILGGYPHSKLFVNVREKESLAYYASSRYDGHKGIGTIQSGIETQNYGKAVDIIRKQLDELKAGNISDLELSQTKAMIRNLLSEIQDSAFEMISFDFNRQLSGKDRSAQELMDQVDSIGAEEVKAAAGTFELDTIYFLTGKEE from the coding sequence TTGACAAATAATGGATTTCAACATGGCAGCGCCGCAGGCATGCGCATACACGTTCTGCCTACCAAGGCGTTCAAGACGTTCGCCATCTCACTTTATGCCGGCGTACCGCTTGCCGAAAGTACGGTTACCCCTACAGCGCTGGTTCCTTTTGTACTCCGCCGGGGTACAGCTTCCTACCCGGAGACTACCCAGTTCCGTGAACAGCTCGAGGAGCTGTACGGTGCCGGCTTCGGCTTCGATATTTACAAACGCGGGGATTACCAGATTGTCCAGTTCCGCATGGATACGATTAATGACTCCTTTGTACAGAGCAAGGAGAGCCTGCTGGGCCAATCCTTTGCTTTTCTCGGTGAGGTATTAACCCGGCCTTTGCTTGAAGACGGGAGCTTCCGTGCTTCCTACGTAGCCACCGAACGGGAGACTGTCCGCAAAAAGCTGGAAGCGATTGTGAACGATAAAATCCGTTACGCTGCTGAACGCTGCATTGAGGAAATGTGCCGTCAGGAGCCTTACCGCCTGCATCCGCTTGGCCAGAGGGCTGATCTGGATGCTATCACTCCCGAATCGCTGTACCAGTCGTATAACGCTTGGCTGAACGATGCGACACTTGATTTGTATGTGGTAGGGGACACAACACCTGAGGAAGTAGAGAAGCTGGTTACAGCCAACTTTGGCCGGGCCCAGCATGCCGGATCTGCTCCCTATGCGTCTAACTTCACGCCGGTCTCTGTAACGGAAGTCCGGACGGTAGAAGAGAAGCTGGATGTCAATCAGGGCAAGCTGAATATGGGGCTGCGTACCTCAATCACCTACAAGGACGACAGATATGCCTCTGCGCTGATGTATAACGGCATCCTGGGCGGTTATCCGCATTCGAAGCTGTTCGTTAACGTACGCGAGAAGGAGAGTCTGGCGTATTACGCATCCTCGCGTTATGACGGGCATAAAGGCATCGGAACCATTCAATCCGGCATCGAGACCCAGAATTACGGCAAAGCCGTTGACATTATCCGCAAACAGCTGGATGAGCTGAAGGCCGGCAATATCAGTGATCTGGAGCTGAGCCAGACGAAAGCGATGATCCGCAACCTGCTGTCGGAAATTCAGGACTCGGCATTTGAGATGATTTCTTTTGACTTCAACCGCCAGTTGTCCGGTAAAGACCGCTCTGCGCAGGAGCTGATGGATCAGGTGGACAGCATAGGAGCTGAAGAAGTGAAGGCGGCAGCCGGCACCTTCGAGCTTGATACGATTTATTTCCTGACTGGGAAGGAGGAATAA
- the yfmH gene encoding EF-P 5-aminopentanol modification-associated protein YfmH, which produces MEKLHYERLQETLYHEVMDNGLQVYVLPKPTFRKTYATFATKYGSVDNHFKVAGGEETTVPDGIAHFLEHKMFEEPEGDIFATFASNGASANAFTSFDQTVYLFSATENIEQNLSTLVDFVQRPYFTDENVEKEKGIIGQEINMYADNPDWRVYFGLIEAMYAKHPVHIDIAGTIESISTITKETLYTCYNSFYHPSNMLLFIVGGVEPEKVFELIRSNQKGKNYEKQGEISRIFAEEPHEVASKHVESKLAVSIPKMMFGFKEKVDGLTGEAAVRRDLTTRLMLDLLLGSSTPLYQKLYDEELISDSFGHEFNSSPQYAFSAIGGDTKDPGLLLERIKEEVGLILESGFAEKDFERARKKKIGGYLRMLNSPESIAHEFTRYQFRGGDLFEVLPLYESVTLEEVNARLHAHVDWEQLAVSLVVSP; this is translated from the coding sequence GTGGAAAAGCTGCATTACGAACGACTTCAAGAAACGCTGTATCACGAGGTTATGGACAACGGCCTGCAGGTGTATGTGCTGCCCAAACCCACTTTTCGCAAAACCTATGCCACCTTCGCAACCAAATACGGATCGGTGGACAATCATTTCAAGGTAGCTGGCGGTGAAGAAACGACTGTGCCGGACGGCATTGCCCACTTCCTGGAGCATAAAATGTTCGAAGAGCCTGAAGGCGATATTTTTGCCACTTTTGCTTCAAACGGGGCATCTGCTAATGCATTCACCAGCTTTGATCAGACGGTATACCTGTTCTCGGCGACGGAGAATATTGAGCAGAATCTCAGCACACTGGTTGATTTTGTGCAGCGTCCCTATTTCACGGACGAGAATGTGGAGAAGGAAAAAGGCATCATCGGCCAGGAAATCAACATGTATGCGGATAACCCGGACTGGCGTGTCTATTTCGGGCTGATTGAAGCGATGTATGCCAAACACCCGGTGCACATCGATATAGCGGGAACCATTGAATCCATCTCCACCATCACCAAGGAAACACTCTACACCTGCTACAATTCCTTCTATCATCCCAGCAATATGCTGCTCTTCATTGTCGGCGGGGTAGAGCCTGAGAAGGTATTTGAACTGATCCGCAGCAACCAGAAGGGGAAAAACTACGAGAAGCAGGGCGAAATCAGCCGCATCTTCGCAGAGGAGCCGCATGAAGTAGCCTCGAAGCATGTAGAGAGCAAGCTTGCTGTGTCCATTCCCAAGATGATGTTCGGCTTCAAGGAAAAGGTGGATGGCCTGACCGGCGAAGCCGCAGTACGCCGCGACCTGACAACCAGACTGATGCTGGATCTTCTGCTTGGCAGCAGCACACCGCTGTACCAGAAGCTGTATGATGAGGAATTAATCTCAGACAGCTTCGGCCATGAGTTTAACAGCTCGCCACAATACGCCTTCTCGGCGATCGGCGGGGATACCAAGGATCCGGGGCTGCTCCTTGAGCGGATTAAGGAAGAAGTCGGACTCATTCTTGAATCAGGCTTCGCGGAGAAAGACTTTGAACGCGCCCGCAAAAAGAAAATCGGCGGTTATCTGCGGATGCTGAACTCGCCGGAAAGCATCGCCCATGAGTTCACACGCTATCAGTTCCGCGGCGGAGACCTGTTCGAGGTGCTGCCGCTGTATGAGTCGGTTACGCTTGAGGAAGTAAATGCCCGTCTGCATGCCCACGTGGACTGGGAGCAGCTGGCCGTTTCGCTTGTGGTGAGCCCTTAA
- the ymfI gene encoding elongation factor P 5-aminopentanone reductase, with the protein MTLPGEDSKPLNEMTVLITGGSGGIGGAIAERFATVGMNIVIHYMNSHEAANDVARRCMALGAKVMTVAADMKDRSQLLRMAERLESSGMMPDILVNNAGKAHYGMLADVTEEEWDEIMAVNLKGTFLCSQIFMPYMISQRYGRIINVSSVWGISGASCEVAYSASKGGVNAFTKALAKELAPSKVTVNAVAPGAVHTAMLNNLQADELKMLEEEIPAGRLASPEDISSLVYFLALPESGYITGQVISPNGGWIT; encoded by the coding sequence ATGACATTGCCGGGAGAGGACAGCAAACCGCTTAATGAAATGACGGTGCTCATTACCGGAGGCAGCGGGGGAATCGGCGGAGCCATCGCCGAGCGTTTTGCCACGGTCGGTATGAACATTGTGATCCATTACATGAATTCTCATGAAGCAGCGAATGATGTTGCCCGCCGCTGTATGGCGCTGGGAGCTAAAGTGATGACAGTGGCTGCGGATATGAAGGACCGCAGCCAGCTGCTGCGGATGGCCGAGCGGCTTGAGAGCAGCGGCATGATGCCGGACATTCTGGTCAATAATGCCGGGAAAGCCCATTATGGCATGCTGGCCGATGTGACAGAGGAAGAATGGGATGAGATTATGGCTGTGAATTTGAAGGGCACGTTCTTGTGCAGTCAAATCTTCATGCCGTACATGATCTCCCAGCGCTACGGCCGGATTATTAATGTGTCGTCCGTCTGGGGAATTTCAGGCGCTTCCTGTGAAGTGGCCTATTCCGCCAGCAAAGGCGGGGTAAATGCTTTTACCAAGGCGCTGGCCAAGGAACTGGCACCCTCCAAGGTCACAGTAAATGCTGTAGCACCCGGTGCAGTTCATACAGCTATGCTGAATAACCTGCAGGCGGATGAGCTGAAGATGCTGGAGGAGGAGATTCCTGCGGGACGGCTGGCCTCCCCTGAGGATATTTCGTCGCTTGTATATTTTCTGGCGCTGCCTGAATCCGGTTATATTACCGGCCAGGTAATCAGTCCAAACGGCGGCTGGATTACATAA
- a CDS encoding DUF3243 domain-containing protein → MSTDSVVKNFDTWKSFLGERVIQAEKMGMSDETITKLAFEIGEFLDKKVDPGNYSNRAIKELWDVGTDDEKHTIAGLMVKLAKKNA, encoded by the coding sequence ATGTCAACAGATTCCGTAGTGAAGAACTTTGATACCTGGAAAAGCTTTTTAGGCGAACGGGTCATTCAGGCCGAGAAAATGGGGATGAGCGACGAGACCATCACCAAGCTGGCTTTCGAAATCGGGGAATTCCTCGATAAAAAGGTCGATCCGGGCAACTACTCCAACCGGGCCATCAAAGAGCTGTGGGATGTCGGAACGGATGATGAGAAGCATACGATTGCCGGACTCATGGTCAAGCTGGCGAAGAAAAACGCATAA
- a CDS encoding DUF3388 domain-containing protein yields MEYKQWYMEYKIHKNRPGLLGDIASMLGMLEVNILTINGVEGKTRGMLLETSDDEKIMLMGEMLKKVDNITVTALRSPRLVDKLAVRHGRYIDRDSDDRKTFRFTRDELGLLVDFLGELFKREGNQVIGLRGMPRVGKTESIIAGSVCAMKRWTFVSSTLLRQTVRSQLADDEMNPHNVFIIDGIVSTIRSNEKHYNLLQNVMSMPSTKVIEHPDIFVRESEYTFDDFDIIIELRNTPNEEILYESFTTSYSDDL; encoded by the coding sequence GTGGAATATAAACAATGGTATATGGAGTACAAGATACATAAGAACAGACCCGGTCTGCTTGGAGATATCGCTTCGATGCTGGGAATGCTGGAAGTCAATATCCTGACAATTAACGGCGTAGAAGGCAAGACCCGCGGAATGCTGCTGGAAACAAGTGATGACGAGAAGATCATGCTGATGGGCGAAATGCTCAAAAAAGTGGATAACATAACGGTTACGGCATTGCGTTCACCGCGGCTGGTGGATAAGCTGGCTGTGCGGCATGGACGATATATTGACCGGGATTCAGATGACCGGAAGACGTTCCGGTTCACCCGCGATGAGCTTGGACTGCTGGTGGATTTCCTTGGTGAGCTGTTTAAGAGGGAAGGGAATCAGGTTATAGGACTACGTGGCATGCCGCGGGTCGGCAAGACAGAATCCATTATCGCCGGCAGCGTCTGCGCAATGAAGCGCTGGACGTTTGTCTCTTCGACGCTGCTGCGCCAGACGGTACGCAGCCAGCTGGCTGATGATGAGATGAATCCGCACAATGTGTTCATCATCGACGGGATTGTGAGCACCATCCGCTCGAATGAGAAGCATTATAACCTGCTGCAGAATGTGATGAGCATGCCAAGCACCAAGGTGATTGAGCATCCGGATATTTTTGTGCGCGAATCCGAGTATACCTTCGATGATTTCGATATTATTATCGAACTGCGTAATACACCGAACGAAGAGATATTGTACGAGTCGTTTACGACTAGCTACAGTGATGATCTTTAG
- a CDS encoding RodZ domain-containing protein, with protein sequence MSELGRHLKEARLQKGMSLDDVQEVTKIRKKYLEAIEAGDYKVLPGSFYVRAFIKTYAEAVGVNPDELMEEHGNVPAAPVDTTMETVIQKRSRKPEAERNSKWLPTLLMWTFPVLILVVIYLYASSTMNKADPDTTDTGSLTTATQDPSKVEPSATAAGGGAAATTAPDAGAATEAPTAAPSPSPSPSAQSITVTEDRKSGKTTIYKVSAPAGSQVQVAIAATGASWLEVYKGENSKGEKLSFGTTKAGDNLSFTLGSEGMYIKSGYSPATTITVNGQVITDGKTSSRLLLELDDGTSASAGNTQDGGTESITTE encoded by the coding sequence ATGTCGGAACTGGGCCGGCATTTGAAGGAGGCGCGTCTGCAAAAAGGGATGAGTCTTGATGATGTCCAGGAAGTAACAAAGATCCGCAAAAAATATTTGGAAGCCATCGAAGCGGGTGATTATAAAGTGCTTCCCGGTAGTTTTTATGTCCGGGCCTTTATCAAGACCTATGCCGAAGCGGTCGGGGTTAATCCGGATGAATTAATGGAAGAGCACGGCAATGTGCCTGCTGCTCCTGTGGATACTACTATGGAGACTGTGATCCAGAAGCGGAGCCGCAAGCCGGAAGCTGAACGGAATTCCAAATGGCTGCCTACTCTGCTGATGTGGACTTTTCCTGTCCTAATCCTTGTGGTGATCTATCTGTATGCATCTTCGACAATGAACAAAGCTGATCCGGATACAACGGATACGGGGAGTCTCACAACGGCTACACAGGATCCGTCGAAGGTGGAGCCTTCAGCTACTGCTGCCGGCGGCGGGGCAGCGGCAACAACGGCTCCGGATGCCGGGGCGGCCACAGAAGCGCCTACAGCAGCTCCGTCGCCTTCTCCGTCTCCGTCCGCGCAGTCTATAACCGTTACGGAGGACCGCAAATCAGGCAAAACGACCATTTACAAGGTTTCAGCACCTGCCGGAAGCCAGGTTCAGGTAGCGATTGCCGCAACCGGAGCCAGCTGGCTTGAGGTATATAAAGGCGAGAACTCCAAGGGGGAGAAGCTTAGCTTCGGGACCACCAAAGCCGGGGATAACCTCAGCTTTACACTCGGCAGTGAAGGCATGTATATTAAATCAGGATATTCACCTGCCACGACGATTACAGTCAATGGACAAGTCATTACCGACGGTAAAACATCTTCCCGGCTGCTCCTAGAGCTCGATGACGGAACCTCGGCTTCTGCAGGAAATACACAGGACGGCGGTACAGAGAGTATTACTACGGAATAG
- a CDS encoding YajQ family cyclic di-GMP-binding protein → MSSESSFDIVSKMDMQELTNAVHQTEKEIDNRFDFKNSKSSLKLEKDALIIASEDEYKLNAVIDILQSKMVKRGITLKNMDYGKVEPASLGTVRQRLGLKQGIDQENAKKINILIRDSKLKVKSTIQGDQIRVTGKSRDDLQQIIQLLRKADLPLDLQFNNLK, encoded by the coding sequence ATGAGTTCGGAAAGTTCATTCGACATTGTATCCAAAATGGACATGCAGGAATTAACCAATGCAGTCCACCAGACCGAGAAGGAAATTGATAACCGGTTTGATTTCAAGAACAGCAAGAGCAGCCTTAAGCTGGAAAAGGATGCGCTGATTATTGCCTCAGAGGATGAATACAAGCTGAATGCGGTCATCGATATTTTGCAGTCGAAGATGGTCAAGCGCGGAATCACCCTTAAGAATATGGATTACGGCAAAGTTGAACCTGCCTCACTTGGAACTGTACGCCAGCGTCTTGGCCTGAAGCAGGGCATTGACCAGGAAAATGCCAAGAAGATTAATATTCTCATCCGGGATTCCAAGCTCAAGGTCAAGAGCACGATCCAGGGCGACCAGATTCGTGTTACCGGCAAAAGCCGTGATGATCTGCAGCAAATTATCCAGCTTCTGCGCAAAGCTGATTTACCGCTGGACCTGCAGTTTAACAATTTAAAGTAA
- the pgsA gene encoding CDP-diacylglycerol--glycerol-3-phosphate 3-phosphatidyltransferase, whose product MNLPNRITLARICLIPIMMFFLLVDFSFYPEPIHWGSFQLSINHLIAAVIFLLAASTDGIDGYIARKYNMVTNLGKLLDPLADKLLVSAVLISLVELGRCDSWIAIVIISREFAVTGLRQVALLEGKVVAASKWGKIKTVIQIVAISLLLLNNFPFQFVSIPLDDIAIWAAALVTIYSGIDYFVKNKELLQLHDA is encoded by the coding sequence GTGAATTTGCCCAACCGTATCACGCTAGCACGTATTTGTCTTATCCCGATTATGATGTTTTTTCTGCTGGTGGATTTCAGCTTCTATCCGGAACCGATCCATTGGGGCTCATTTCAGCTTTCAATTAACCATCTGATTGCGGCTGTCATCTTCCTGCTTGCAGCCAGTACAGATGGAATAGACGGGTACATAGCCAGAAAGTATAACATGGTCACCAATCTCGGCAAGCTGCTCGACCCGCTTGCGGACAAGCTGCTGGTCTCGGCAGTGTTGATCTCGCTGGTAGAGCTGGGAAGATGCGACTCCTGGATTGCCATTGTTATCATCAGCCGTGAATTCGCGGTAACCGGCCTGCGCCAGGTTGCTTTGCTTGAAGGAAAAGTAGTGGCTGCAAGCAAATGGGGCAAGATAAAGACAGTAATTCAGATTGTCGCCATTTCACTGCTGCTGCTGAACAACTTCCCGTTCCAGTTCGTCAGCATTCCGCTGGATGATATTGCGATTTGGGCCGCAGCGCTTGTTACCATTTATTCAGGAATCGATTATTTCGTGAAGAACAAAGAGCTATTGCAGCTTCATGATGCTTGA
- a CDS encoding competence/damage-inducible protein A, with the protein MKAEIIAVGTELLLGQIVNSNAQFLSVELAALGIDVYFQTVVGDNKNRLLEAVEIARGRADLILFTGGIGPTEDDLTKDALAAALGRGLHIDQLAMDHVQRFFDDRKIVMTENNRKQAIIIDGTTPLANETGLAVGLAFAEAGKYYIVLPGPPREMKPMFTDQAKPWLQQHALSGEMPLYSKMLKFAGIGESLLEDKLIELIRGQSDPTIAPYAKEGEVTVRISTKAPSEREAMQKLEVLEKQIAAILPDHLYANIDVPLEQLIVDWMADAGLTLSAAESCTGGLLMESITNIPGSASMFAGGIVCYSNDMKKKLLNVPAAMLEGPDAPGAVSREVAEVLAEQVRMTADSDFGLSVTGVAGPGYSERKPVGLVFVGLAERGRKTEVYELNLKGTRENIRLRTVKALLYRLWRRLEERKVATPLDGSALQ; encoded by the coding sequence ATGAAAGCGGAAATTATTGCCGTCGGCACAGAACTTTTACTTGGACAAATCGTGAACAGCAATGCCCAGTTTCTTTCAGTAGAGCTGGCTGCGCTTGGAATTGACGTGTATTTTCAGACTGTGGTCGGGGATAACAAAAACCGTCTCCTTGAAGCTGTTGAGATTGCCCGGGGCCGTGCTGATCTTATCTTATTTACGGGCGGAATCGGTCCGACAGAGGATGATCTGACAAAAGATGCGTTAGCTGCGGCACTCGGCCGCGGCCTTCATATCGACCAGCTTGCAATGGATCATGTACAGCGTTTCTTTGATGACCGCAAGATTGTAATGACCGAGAATAACCGTAAGCAGGCTATTATAATTGATGGAACAACACCGCTGGCCAATGAGACGGGGCTTGCAGTCGGGCTTGCTTTTGCCGAAGCGGGCAAGTATTACATTGTGCTGCCCGGGCCGCCCCGGGAGATGAAGCCGATGTTCACAGACCAAGCGAAGCCGTGGCTGCAGCAGCATGCGCTAAGCGGCGAAATGCCGCTCTACTCCAAAATGCTCAAATTCGCAGGCATCGGCGAATCCCTGCTGGAGGACAAGCTGATCGAACTGATCCGCGGCCAAAGTGACCCTACGATTGCCCCTTACGCCAAGGAAGGCGAAGTGACGGTGCGCATCTCCACCAAAGCCCCGTCTGAACGCGAGGCAATGCAGAAGCTTGAAGTACTGGAGAAGCAGATTGCCGCTATTTTGCCGGATCATTTGTATGCAAATATCGATGTTCCGCTGGAGCAGCTGATTGTAGACTGGATGGCGGATGCCGGGCTGACACTGAGTGCGGCAGAGAGCTGCACAGGCGGGCTGCTGATGGAGAGTATTACGAATATCCCGGGCAGCGCATCCATGTTCGCCGGCGGTATTGTATGCTACTCGAATGATATGAAGAAGAAGCTGCTGAATGTGCCGGCAGCTATGCTGGAAGGCCCGGATGCCCCTGGAGCCGTGAGCCGTGAGGTTGCGGAGGTGCTGGCTGAGCAGGTGCGCATGACCGCTGACAGTGATTTCGGCCTGTCTGTGACCGGTGTTGCCGGCCCGGGGTATTCCGAGCGCAAGCCGGTCGGGCTTGTGTTTGTCGGCCTCGCCGAACGCGGACGGAAGACAGAGGTCTACGAGCTGAATCTCAAGGGAACACGCGAGAATATCCGCCTGCGGACAGTCAAGGCGCTGCTGTACCGTCTCTGGCGCCGTCTGGAGGAACGTAAAGTAGCTACCCCGCTGGATGGATCGGCCTTGCAATGA
- the recA gene encoding recombinase RecA yields MSDRRAALDMALRQIEKQFGKGSIMKLGESTHMKVEVVPSGSLALDIALGIGGLPKGRIIEVYGPESSGKTTVALHAIAEVQKVGGQAAFIDAEHALDPKYANALGVNIDELLLSQPDTGEQALEIAEALVRSGAVDIIVVDSVAALVPKAEIEGDMGDSHVGLQARLMSQALRKLSGAINKSNTIAIFINQLREKIGVMFGNPETTPGGRALKFYSSVRLDVRRVESIKMGNDVVGNRTKIKVVKNKVAPPFKQADVDIMYGEGISKEGSLVDIGTEMDIVNKSGAWYSYEGERLGQGRENSKQFLKEHPEIALLIENKIREASNLSTLVAAPSEADVAAEQEEEEKLLLEIE; encoded by the coding sequence TTGTCAGATCGTCGTGCTGCGCTTGATATGGCGCTTCGTCAAATAGAAAAACAATTCGGTAAAGGTTCGATCATGAAATTGGGAGAATCCACTCACATGAAAGTGGAAGTCGTACCTAGCGGATCTTTGGCACTTGATATTGCATTAGGTATTGGCGGACTTCCCAAAGGACGCATTATTGAAGTATACGGACCGGAATCATCCGGTAAGACCACAGTTGCCCTTCATGCTATTGCTGAAGTGCAGAAGGTTGGCGGACAAGCTGCCTTCATCGATGCCGAGCATGCACTTGATCCTAAATATGCCAATGCTCTTGGTGTTAACATTGATGAATTGCTGTTATCCCAGCCGGATACAGGCGAGCAGGCGCTTGAGATCGCTGAAGCACTTGTCCGCAGCGGAGCGGTGGATATCATTGTCGTTGACTCCGTAGCTGCGCTGGTACCGAAAGCGGAAATCGAAGGGGATATGGGTGATTCCCACGTAGGTTTGCAGGCCCGTCTGATGTCCCAGGCACTGCGCAAGCTGTCGGGTGCCATTAACAAATCCAACACGATTGCCATCTTCATTAACCAGCTGCGTGAGAAGATTGGTGTTATGTTCGGTAACCCTGAGACCACTCCGGGCGGACGCGCTCTGAAGTTCTATTCCTCTGTGCGTTTGGATGTACGCCGGGTGGAGAGCATTAAGATGGGGAATGATGTTGTTGGTAACCGCACTAAGATCAAAGTGGTTAAGAACAAGGTAGCTCCTCCGTTTAAGCAAGCTGATGTGGATATCATGTACGGTGAAGGAATCTCCAAAGAGGGAAGCCTTGTGGATATCGGTACCGAAATGGATATCGTCAACAAGAGCGGCGCCTGGTATTCTTACGAAGGCGAACGTCTGGGCCAAGGCCGTGAGAACTCCAAGCAGTTCCTCAAAGAACATCCGGAAATCGCTTTGCTGATTGAGAATAAGATCCGTGAAGCAAGTAATCTTTCTACTCTGGTAGCAGCGCCGTCTGAGGCTGATGTTGCTGCGGAGCAAGAGGAAGAAGAGAAGCTGCTGCTTGAGATTGAATAA
- a CDS encoding RecX family transcriptional regulator codes for MVIQLNPEPEEQDVQVLADFPEEEELVITRVERLKKSNYRYVIHFGTYNMTVHEDVMIKYRMISGSSFKKADLEEIVAADERQRAYVEGLRYLERKPRTAQEMARRLREKEIGETVISEVLHRLQEERLLDDPLYAKQWAEQRIMNQRKGKMWIRQELREKGIDKSLIAEALDEISPEQELESALLTGRKKWNMVRGEVQDKRQKTGAFLMRRGFPGEMVRQVLQILRQEEEFAGDDEEFYDPD; via the coding sequence ATGGTAATCCAATTAAATCCCGAGCCGGAGGAACAGGATGTACAGGTGCTGGCCGACTTCCCTGAAGAGGAAGAGCTGGTAATTACACGAGTGGAGCGCTTAAAGAAGTCAAATTACCGTTATGTGATTCACTTCGGTACATATAATATGACTGTGCACGAAGATGTCATGATTAAATACCGGATGATCAGCGGAAGCTCCTTCAAGAAGGCTGATCTGGAAGAGATTGTTGCGGCAGATGAACGTCAGCGTGCCTATGTAGAGGGGCTGCGGTATCTGGAGCGCAAGCCCAGAACGGCCCAGGAGATGGCACGCCGTTTACGCGAGAAGGAAATAGGAGAGACTGTAATTAGCGAAGTGCTGCACCGGCTGCAGGAAGAGCGGCTGCTCGATGATCCCTTATATGCCAAGCAGTGGGCAGAGCAGCGGATTATGAACCAGCGCAAAGGGAAGATGTGGATCCGCCAGGAGCTGCGCGAGAAGGGGATCGATAAATCGCTGATTGCCGAAGCACTGGATGAAATTTCGCCGGAACAGGAGCTGGAAAGTGCCCTGCTGACCGGGCGTAAGAAATGGAATATGGTCCGTGGAGAGGTGCAGGATAAACGCCAGAAGACCGGGGCCTTCCTGATGCGCAGAGGATTTCCGGGTGAAATGGTGCGCCAGGTACTCCAGATTTTACGGCAGGAAGAGGAGTTTGCGGGGGATGATGAGGAATTTTACGACCCGGATTGA